tagaaataaaaaaatttgaaattttcgtgAAAAAATGTTGTTATCGAGTCGAAAGCGATAGTCGCATTCGATTTTAGTCAGTGAAATCGATTTTATTCCTGAAGTTAATTGGAGTTGTGGAGTTGAAACTTCGTTGTTAAGTGTGACGCGGAAACGGAATCGATGTAGATAATATTTTACAGTGAGAATTTCTTTAACAAACTCTATTTTCTGTCTGTTTCAGATGGAGGAACTCAAGGGTAAGAAAACTTAATTTTGAATAACGCATTGCAAAATCAGTTTTGCAAAAACTGtttccaaataaaatattaaagatAAATAAGATTATGATACAAATAGGTTTTAAATGGTGTTACATCGCAGCATTATTGATTCTTCGGTTACCCAGTGTTTTCGCCTGTAATATACTCATTTAATGAGCACTAAACTCAGCCATCGGAAACGaatttaataattattcaaagCAGTTTCAATACTAAACAAATTCAAATGATTGTGACAAAGCTTAACTAACATCCCACCTGTTATTTTATCATGCCAAACTCTTTCCTCAGCGTTCTAAACCTGTTAAACGGCACGAATAGCAAAATTATTTAGATGCTTGTTCTAGTAGGAGAGTAGTAAGGAGTACCGCTATAGCAAAAAATGATAAAGTATTATATATTGCTACttataaaaatggtaaatttagtgatatatatagatatagtTAAATCAATTCAGAATAATGGGAAGGGTATTCATATTGGAGTCCCAGagttatacgtttttttttacaaaattatgttttatttctttttctaatttatGTAGAAAAACTCCTAAATGACAAAGAGCTCGTTAAATATCTTACTAAACAACTTGAAAACAACATGGAAGTTAACATAAATACTGCAGTCACTCAAGATACTTCAGGtatttttagtttgtttttAATGTCTGGTCAGaaaaatatatcacaaaattCTGTTTTCAGAAAGAGGAAGCTCATTTCAATGAAAGTTAACTTCTGTCAATATTTTTCACTGAAGCATAATTTTACATATTATAACTAAAATTCGCGTGGTAATCAAATAATACGGAAGTAAATACATTGAATGAGGTACTCTCCCGCGATTTGCTTAATTCGATGAGGGGGAATGGTCGCTTGTCTTTTGTTCAAATGTCTCGAGCAACGGCGGCTTTTGTACGATATATCATATGGTTTAGTGGTTGTCAAACTTCTCCAGCCACATCCTGCCCCCTTCTtcaaaatttgtcaagtctcgcggaTCTCTTCCTCAAAATTAACTTGTTAACAATAAGCTGAAAATACCAGATAGTGAGGCAAAAGTTTCATTTCCAAAAACGTCGAAAATACTTAGTTGGAACGTGGATAAtggaatgaatgaaaaatttaaaagacAGATCTAATCTATACCAAGTATTATTAATTACCTTCACGCCTCCTAAAAAAATGTATGCCAGGTAGAATCcaacaaatattattaattagcttcacgccccctcaaaaaattgaatatgccCCCCTTATAGGGCGCGCCTCGCCGCTTGAGAATCACTGATATAGTTTTTAATGCTATTGAGTAATACTCCGAAAATGAATTATACACAATCGATTGAAGAGATTGTAAATTCATTAAATTGGGTATTATTATTGCCTATACAAAATGTAAATACACTACATATACTGAAGTTATTGTGTATACGATTGTGTATTTCTTTACCATTCTGAAAACACTATAtgcaaagaaaataaataaattatgaaaaaagcCAAGAAGACAAGCAGTCGCACGTTTCGACTGAAAACGACTCCGTGCACTACAATTTAGGTAACAGTGGAGATCACATTATCACAAAGAAAGAATTGGTTTTATAAAAGTATTGTGAGTTCGATTTTGTATGTTCCCCCAAAGTAACATCAAACAAAAACTTCTGCTGCTTGTAGGTTATGATACATCGTAATACAATCGAGTTCAATGTTgatatttaatcattttttgCAGAAACTAACTTAAAGAAAAATGGCTTCCACAAAGAATATAACGGTCTCTGGTATAAGTACTTCgaggaaaaagaaaaatttgatgTTGCGGTTTGCAAATGTAAACAATATGAAGGCCGACTCATCTCGACTGGATACCGTGACTTCACTATTCGAGAGtaatatgatataaaataacTTAATGCTAGAATTGCATTCAAAATTCGAAATCTCGTAATTGTTCAATTTGGCCAGCTATTTACTCTAGGATTGGCCAACATTACATAAAATACCCCATcttgaaatcatcaaaatttattaaataagaTCTTTATTTTGGGGAGAAATTCCTTGATATTTCAGCAAGCTTAACACGTCAGTAGAGATTGACGAAGTACGCTTTCTTATCTCACTTTTTTGTGCAATCCGACAAACAATATTTACCGATcctattttctttaatttttttatttgaagtaATTTTTATCCGAGTTTTGTAatgtttattataatatttcttAGGCCGTTGCTTCAAACTACAGGTGGCGGGAACACAAATTCATTTTCCAGATTCTGGATTGGACTACGCAGAGACGACACAAATACGAGTTTGTGGAATTGGAGTGACGGTATTCAAACAACCAACACCGCAAATATATGGATGACAGGGGAACCAAACAATGATGGGGATGATGAATTTTGTGGCATGAATAAACTCTCTGAATCAGGCGATGAATCAGTTAACGACGCATCGTGCAACGCGAAACTTGCATATTTCTGCGAAGTAGAAATAAAGTAGGATTGGTCAAATAGAAGTACTTACATCGGTGTCTGCAGTTCTTGGAACTGTTGAATGAACAACATTCGTCTCTCTGGCCTCTGTGACAAGATATAAGTCACATGTACTTTTATTTTTCCTCTTTTTTTGTCCGATTCCGTGTTGATTTTATTCCCCCAAATGACTATGACTCGGCAAGCATGTTTTCTTGAACTTCTCCGGCTATTTGACAAACTATCTAGTTCATTTCTAGACATTGGACAAGCAGACGACAACGAGGTGGTGGAGATGTCATAAAGAAAAAGGcgaaaacaatttttcaattagaTCTTATCCCATAGAATTTTCGTTGTTGTTATGTTGTAAACAAACTGTTTTATTTGGAGTCATTTATATGAAGTTTtgagcctccggcccagtaaccaaatTCATTATCTGCAACTGGCCCACTCATGAAAGTGATTTCCCACCA
This is a stretch of genomic DNA from Styela clava chromosome 2, kaStyClav1.hap1.2, whole genome shotgun sequence. It encodes these proteins:
- the LOC120336741 gene encoding C-type lectin-like gives rise to the protein MTTMEAKTFCCFLLFLLPVVTLSTKTDTCEFGEENCRQYEFSTMEELKEKLLNDKELVKYLTKQLENNMEVNINTAVTQDTSETNLKKNGFHKEYNGLWYKYFEEKEKFDVAVCKCKQYEGRLISTGYRDFTIREPLLQTTGGGNTNSFSRFWIGLRRDDTNTSLWNWSDGIQTTNTANIWMTGEPNNDGDDEFCGMNKLSESGDESVNDASCNAKLAYFCEVEIK